One window of Mesorhizobium sp. PAMC28654 genomic DNA carries:
- a CDS encoding heme-dependent oxidative N-demethylase family protein: MGITFRKETFRDDFTFRNSPEHIRRFPFPFHEDAYMYAVNIEPHVVGPKGSVLENLIDVDEHYVAEMQDRALVLAEDPLRCQSLPHMTLAGWDLLELLMEQQALGYPEHFTLTRDGDRWRWINRPLGIDDTFTFGDTSTLPYGPMEYITRQSQGDFCILDQRDGNLWMDAGMVTTQADWSLDFDIGMNFFEWHAPVPLAHEKGIFTRALKFLTNIQQGKPARRLNWTMTVNPRLDTSPENYHKWGPDRATVTPENVGDKVHLRVELQSFWRLPRSNGIVFPIRCYLIKMDELVTQPKWARRLHRVIRDLPDELANYKGLTRFRPTLVEWLSKLDDGSATSSGFGPD, encoded by the coding sequence TTGGGAATCACCTTTCGCAAGGAAACGTTCCGCGACGACTTCACCTTCAGGAACAGCCCGGAGCACATCCGGCGGTTCCCGTTTCCGTTCCACGAAGACGCCTACATGTACGCGGTCAACATCGAGCCGCATGTCGTCGGCCCGAAGGGCAGCGTGCTGGAAAACCTGATCGACGTCGACGAGCACTATGTTGCCGAGATGCAGGACCGCGCGCTGGTGCTGGCCGAGGATCCGCTGCGCTGCCAGTCGCTGCCACACATGACACTGGCCGGCTGGGATCTTCTCGAACTCCTGATGGAGCAGCAGGCGCTTGGCTATCCCGAGCATTTCACCCTGACCCGCGACGGCGACCGCTGGCGCTGGATCAATCGGCCGCTTGGCATCGACGACACTTTCACCTTTGGCGACACCTCGACCCTGCCTTACGGGCCGATGGAATACATCACCCGGCAGAGCCAGGGCGACTTCTGCATCCTCGACCAGCGCGACGGCAATCTTTGGATGGATGCCGGCATGGTCACCACCCAGGCCGACTGGTCGCTCGATTTCGACATCGGCATGAACTTCTTCGAGTGGCATGCACCAGTGCCACTGGCGCATGAGAAGGGCATTTTCACACGCGCCCTGAAATTCCTCACCAACATCCAGCAAGGCAAGCCGGCACGGCGCCTGAACTGGACGATGACCGTCAATCCGCGCCTCGACACCAGCCCGGAGAATTATCACAAATGGGGACCGGACCGGGCGACGGTCACGCCCGAGAATGTCGGCGACAAGGTGCATCTGCGCGTCGAATTGCAGAGCTTCTGGCGGCTGCCGCGCTCGAACGGCATCGTGTTCCCGATCCGCTGCTACCTGATCAAGATGGACGAGCTGGTGACGCAGCCGAAATGGGCGCGGCGCCTGCACCGCGTCATCCGCGATCTCCCCGACGAACTCGCCAACTACAAGGGCCTGACGCGCTTTCGTCCCACATTGGTGGAGTGGCTGTCGAAGCTGGATGATGGGAGTGCGACGAGTTCGGGGTTTGGGCCGGACTGA
- a CDS encoding PDR/VanB family oxidoreductase translates to MSTGTTKLDVVVSDVVPVNDLVTRFHFRRRDGDLLPTFSGGAHVVVEMRDGQRTRLNPYSLMGSPLDTREYTISVRRDDVGRGGSLFMHRNVRPGLEMVISYPVNLFSLDLRAKKHLMLAGGIGITPFMAQTAQLAGEGGNFELHYTCRTASLGTYADVLRERYDRRIRLYHDDREERIDLDRLLSTQPLGTHLYVCGPAGMIGWVRDRAAALGWPAETVHFEHFAAPQPGLPFDVTLAVSGKTIRVGEQQSLLEAIEAAGVDPPYLCRGGVCGQCETNVISYDGKFIHNDHWLSEEDHRSGCKIMPCVSRFEGKSLVLER, encoded by the coding sequence ATGAGCACCGGCACCACCAAGCTTGATGTCGTGGTCAGCGACGTTGTCCCGGTCAACGACCTCGTCACCCGCTTCCATTTCCGCCGGCGCGACGGGGATCTTCTACCGACTTTTTCTGGCGGCGCGCATGTCGTAGTTGAAATGCGTGATGGCCAGCGCACAAGGCTTAATCCCTATTCGCTGATGGGCTCGCCGCTCGATACGCGCGAGTACACGATCTCGGTGCGGCGCGATGATGTCGGGCGCGGCGGCTCGCTGTTCATGCACCGGAATGTCAGGCCCGGGCTGGAGATGGTGATCAGCTACCCGGTCAATTTGTTCTCGCTTGATCTGCGCGCCAAAAAGCATCTGATGCTGGCCGGCGGCATCGGCATCACCCCGTTCATGGCGCAGACCGCGCAACTGGCGGGGGAGGGTGGCAATTTCGAACTGCACTACACTTGCCGTACCGCCTCGCTCGGCACCTATGCCGATGTGCTGCGGGAGCGCTACGACCGCCGGATCAGGCTCTATCATGACGACCGCGAGGAGCGCATCGATCTCGACCGGCTCTTGTCGACGCAGCCGCTCGGCACGCATCTCTATGTCTGCGGCCCCGCCGGCATGATCGGCTGGGTGCGGGACCGCGCCGCTGCCTTGGGTTGGCCTGCGGAAACCGTGCATTTCGAGCATTTCGCGGCACCCCAGCCTGGGCTACCATTCGATGTGACGCTGGCCGTCAGCGGCAAGACGATCCGCGTCGGCGAGCAGCAAAGCCTGCTTGAGGCGATCGAGGCGGCCGGCGTCGATCCGCCCTATCTCTGCCGTGGTGGCGTCTGCGGCCAGTGCGAAACCAATGTCATCTCATACGACGGAAAGTTCATCCACAACGACCACTGGCTGAGCGAGGAAGACCACCGTTCCGGCTGCAAGATCATGCCGTGCGTGTCGCGCTTCGAGGGCAAATCGCTGGTCTTGGAAAGATAG
- a CDS encoding dimethylamine monooxygenase subunit DmmA family protein — MAAKSIISRPVYGTLSPQPGKHHLFVADAEGALAISDMAAGAPAGFFGDAHIIFIPGHDGKHVATLEALRPARLYQGHTFASALPRLKQTLANAHMGLRVYLSGTEGLIGQAMQAALEAGIDHTSIQTEHRGSLARRMQCVHCKGITENVTTQPATCVHCGLLLLVRDHYSRRIAAFQGVCINAEDRSEIPPIEEAFP; from the coding sequence ATGGCAGCCAAAAGCATCATCAGCCGGCCCGTCTACGGAACGCTCTCTCCGCAGCCCGGCAAACACCATCTGTTCGTGGCCGATGCGGAGGGGGCGCTGGCGATTTCAGATATGGCCGCCGGGGCGCCCGCTGGCTTCTTCGGCGATGCCCATATCATCTTCATACCCGGCCATGACGGCAAACATGTCGCGACGCTCGAAGCGCTCAGGCCGGCTCGGCTCTACCAGGGTCATACCTTCGCCAGCGCCTTGCCGCGCCTGAAACAGACGCTGGCCAACGCACATATGGGGCTGCGCGTCTATCTCTCGGGCACCGAGGGGCTGATCGGCCAGGCGATGCAGGCAGCACTTGAAGCCGGCATCGACCACACCTCGATCCAGACCGAGCATCGCGGCTCGCTGGCGCGGCGCATGCAGTGCGTCCACTGCAAGGGCATCACCGAAAACGTGACGACTCAGCCGGCGACCTGCGTCCATTGCGGCCTGCTGCTTCTGGTGCGCGATCATTATTCCAGGCGCATCGCGGCCTTCCAGGGTGTGTGCATCAATGCCGAGGACCGCAGCGAAATTCCTCCGATCGAGGAGGCCTTCCCATGA
- a CDS encoding aminomethyltransferase family protein encodes MTASWRFSTLADRHRALGSKLEDWSGMGTAWTYDKDADEEYVAIRTKAGLMDVSGLKKVHITGPHASHVIDLATTRDVEKIYPGKSVYACMLNEAGKFTDDCVIYRISTNSWMVVHGSGSGHEELTRASIGRDVSIRFDDNLHDLSLQGPRAVDYLAKHVPGIRDLNYFHHMQTQLFGLPVMISRTGYTGERGYEIFCRGQDAPKIWDTILDDGKVDGIIPCRFTTLDMLRVESYLLFYPYDNSQKYPFESEGPGDTLWELGLDFTVSPGKTGFRGAEEHYRLKGKERFKIFGVLLDGKEPADEGAPVHRDGKKVGVVTCAMYSPLVEKSMGIARLDVDCAVQGTKLEIRNKSGSIKATAQPLPFDDPKKTKRTAKG; translated from the coding sequence ATGACGGCATCCTGGAGATTTTCGACCTTGGCGGACCGCCATCGCGCACTCGGTTCGAAACTCGAAGACTGGAGCGGCATGGGGACCGCCTGGACCTACGACAAGGACGCCGACGAGGAATACGTCGCCATCCGCACCAAGGCCGGACTGATGGACGTGTCCGGTTTGAAGAAGGTCCATATCACCGGGCCGCATGCCTCGCATGTCATCGATCTGGCGACCACGCGTGACGTCGAGAAGATCTACCCCGGCAAGTCCGTCTATGCCTGCATGCTGAACGAGGCCGGCAAATTCACCGACGACTGCGTCATCTACCGCATCTCCACCAATTCCTGGATGGTTGTTCATGGTTCGGGATCTGGTCATGAGGAACTGACGCGCGCCTCGATCGGCCGCGACGTTTCCATCCGGTTCGACGACAATCTGCACGACCTGTCCCTGCAGGGTCCGCGCGCCGTCGACTATCTCGCCAAGCATGTGCCCGGCATCCGCGACCTCAACTATTTCCATCATATGCAGACCCAACTGTTCGGCCTGCCGGTGATGATTTCGCGCACCGGCTACACCGGTGAACGCGGCTACGAGATATTCTGTCGTGGCCAGGACGCTCCCAAGATATGGGATACCATTCTCGATGACGGCAAGGTTGACGGCATCATCCCCTGCCGCTTCACCACGCTCGACATGCTGCGCGTCGAAAGCTACCTGCTGTTCTATCCCTATGACAATTCGCAAAAGTACCCGTTCGAGAGCGAAGGTCCCGGCGACACGCTGTGGGAACTCGGCCTCGACTTCACCGTCAGCCCCGGCAAGACCGGTTTCCGAGGCGCGGAGGAGCACTACCGCCTCAAGGGCAAGGAGCGCTTCAAGATTTTTGGCGTGCTGCTCGACGGCAAGGAGCCGGCGGACGAAGGCGCACCGGTGCATCGGGACGGCAAGAAGGTCGGCGTGGTGACCTGTGCCATGTATTCGCCGCTGGTCGAGAAATCGATGGGCATCGCCCGGCTCGACGTCGACTGCGCCGTTCAGGGCACCAAGCTCGAGATCCGCAACAAGAGTGGATCGATCAAGGCCACGGCGCAGCCATTGCCGTTCGACGATCCCAAGAAGACCAAGCGCACGGCGAAAGGCTGA
- a CDS encoding DUF1989 domain-containing protein: MSQSPYPAVAAGPPRPSLILRPGQIAMPPGVERYTIQGNGAVLIEVEAGDTITVRNVEGGQACELLAWDKAGVTDPGILGETSNSNAAGIKTLLTEGDDSLAALRRGLERRQVQFDNAKAVRVFGAATPAGTEQGFTVARGGSMVIAVPGGPMLVDGHDTATPLTVIVRRATIRPAAKSQLGDPMADPVLDLRVHSATAEAYFVKAGDYLQIIDVDGRQCTDFQCFSARKLDKGLDHPLDVTTTRTLMGSSYPMPGLHSKYYDQDMEPLVEVIQDTCGRHDAFALACAAKYYDDIGYPGHTNCSENFNRALADKGANPRAGWMAINFFFNTAIDAHGVMVSDEPWSRPGDYVLLRALTDIVCVSSACPDDTTPANGWNPTDIHVRTYSGQHKFSRAIARRMTPDSEPKMTRETAFHSSFAKHTRNFVEYRGYWLANSFAKEGAIDEYWACRQDAVIMDLSPLRKFEVTGPDSEALLQYTLTRDVKKLGVGQVVYSAMCYEHGGMIDDGTLLRLGKDNFRWVGGDDLSGEWLRETAQKLGLNVLVRSSTDQMHNVAVQGPKSRDILKEVIWTSPLQPSIDELEWFRFAVARIGGGNGIPVVVSRTGYTGELGYEIWCHPRDAEKVFDAIWEAGQPHGLKPMGLQALDMVRIEAGLIFAGYEFSDQTDPFEAGIGFTVPLKTKTDDFIGREALIRRKEHPQTKLVGLDIDANVAVGHGDCVHVGRAQIGVVTSGVRSPVLNKNIALARLDVTHAAVGTEVEIGKLDGHAKRLPARVVPFAHYDPQKTRPRS; this comes from the coding sequence ATGAGCCAGTCGCCCTACCCTGCCGTCGCAGCCGGACCGCCGCGGCCGAGCCTCATCCTGAGGCCCGGCCAGATCGCCATGCCGCCAGGCGTGGAGCGTTATACGATCCAGGGCAATGGCGCGGTGCTCATCGAGGTCGAGGCCGGCGATACGATCACGGTGCGCAATGTCGAGGGCGGTCAGGCCTGCGAGCTGCTGGCCTGGGACAAGGCCGGCGTGACCGATCCCGGCATCCTCGGCGAGACGTCCAACAGCAATGCCGCCGGCATCAAGACGTTGCTGACCGAGGGCGACGACAGCCTCGCGGCACTTCGGCGCGGGCTCGAACGCCGGCAGGTGCAGTTCGATAACGCCAAGGCAGTGCGCGTGTTCGGCGCCGCCACGCCGGCTGGTACGGAACAGGGTTTCACTGTCGCACGCGGCGGCTCGATGGTGATTGCCGTTCCCGGCGGGCCGATGCTGGTCGATGGCCACGATACGGCGACGCCGCTGACGGTCATCGTACGGCGCGCCACGATCCGTCCGGCGGCGAAATCGCAATTGGGCGATCCGATGGCCGATCCCGTACTCGACCTGCGCGTCCACTCGGCGACGGCCGAAGCCTATTTCGTCAAGGCCGGCGACTATCTGCAGATCATTGATGTCGACGGCCGCCAATGCACCGACTTCCAATGCTTTTCGGCGCGCAAGCTCGACAAGGGCCTCGACCATCCGCTCGACGTGACGACGACGCGGACGTTGATGGGCTCAAGCTATCCGATGCCCGGCCTGCATTCGAAATACTATGACCAGGACATGGAGCCGCTGGTCGAGGTGATCCAGGACACATGCGGCCGGCACGATGCGTTCGCGCTCGCTTGCGCGGCCAAATATTATGACGACATCGGCTATCCCGGGCACACCAACTGCTCGGAGAATTTCAACCGCGCGCTGGCCGACAAGGGCGCCAATCCCCGCGCCGGCTGGATGGCGATCAACTTCTTTTTCAACACCGCGATCGATGCCCATGGCGTCATGGTCTCCGACGAGCCTTGGTCACGCCCCGGCGACTATGTGCTGCTCAGGGCACTGACCGACATCGTCTGTGTCTCCTCCGCCTGTCCCGACGACACGACGCCGGCCAATGGCTGGAACCCGACCGACATCCATGTGCGGACCTATTCCGGCCAGCACAAATTCTCGCGAGCGATCGCCAGACGCATGACGCCCGATTCGGAACCCAAGATGACCCGCGAGACAGCCTTTCATTCAAGCTTTGCCAAGCACACCCGCAACTTCGTTGAATACAGAGGCTATTGGCTCGCCAATTCCTTCGCCAAGGAAGGTGCGATCGACGAATACTGGGCCTGCCGGCAGGACGCCGTGATCATGGACCTGTCGCCGCTGCGCAAGTTCGAGGTCACCGGCCCGGACTCGGAGGCGCTGCTGCAATACACGCTTACCCGCGACGTGAAAAAACTCGGCGTCGGCCAGGTCGTATATTCGGCCATGTGCTACGAGCATGGCGGCATGATCGACGACGGTACTCTGCTGCGGCTCGGCAAGGACAATTTCCGCTGGGTCGGTGGCGACGATCTTTCGGGCGAATGGCTGCGCGAGACGGCGCAAAAGCTCGGCCTCAACGTGCTGGTGCGCTCATCCACCGACCAGATGCACAATGTCGCCGTGCAGGGGCCAAAGAGCCGGGACATCCTGAAGGAGGTCATCTGGACCTCGCCATTGCAGCCGTCGATCGACGAGCTGGAATGGTTCCGCTTCGCTGTCGCCCGCATCGGTGGTGGCAACGGTATTCCCGTCGTCGTCTCACGCACCGGCTACACCGGTGAGCTCGGCTACGAAATCTGGTGCCATCCGCGCGACGCCGAAAAGGTGTTCGACGCGATCTGGGAGGCCGGCCAGCCGCACGGGCTGAAGCCGATGGGGTTGCAGGCACTCGACATGGTGCGCATCGAAGCCGGACTGATCTTTGCCGGCTACGAATTCTCGGATCAGACCGACCCGTTCGAGGCCGGCATCGGCTTCACCGTGCCGCTGAAGACCAAGACCGACGACTTCATCGGCCGCGAAGCGCTGATCCGGCGCAAGGAGCATCCGCAGACAAAACTGGTCGGCCTCGACATCGACGCCAATGTCGCGGTCGGCCATGGCGACTGCGTCCATGTCGGCCGCGCCCAGATCGGCGTTGTCACGTCGGGCGTGCGTTCGCCGGTGCTGAACAAGAACATCGCGCTTGCGAGACTTGACGTCACCCATGCCGCTGTCGGTACCGAAGTCGAGATCGGCAAGCTCGACGGCCATGCCAAACGGCTGCCGGCAAGGGTCGTCCCTTTCGCCCATTACGATCCGCAAAAGACCCGGCCGCGCTCCTGA
- a CDS encoding APC family permease, with amino-acid sequence MSSISTALEQPAESKLHRNIDWRGAFWVASGVPALVLFSIGGIAGTTGKLAFLIWTVSMIMGFLQSFTYAEIAGLFPNKSGGASIYGATAWLRYSKFIAPLSVWCNWFAWSPVLSLGCSIAAAYILNALVPMPFFTETSPDVIAYIAAHAGTSAADAVVAVTAAATPAIRNWTLFSHTLGPVSFTLNATFFIGAVLMLIIFSIQHRGILGTASVQKYIGMLVIIPMLIVGVVPIITGQINWANFSPLVPLAAAYAPEPGTWNIAGWTLALGGMFIAAWSTYGFETAVCYTSEFKNPGTDTFKAIFYSGLLCMLLFILVPFTFQGVLGLNGMLATPIVDGSGVADALAGMVGGGQLIHSLLVMLMILALVLCIMTAMAGSSRTLYQGSVDGWLPRYLSHVNEHGAPTRAMWTDLGFNLIVLAIASADATSFFFILAVSNCGYIIFNFLNLNAGWIHRIDNGHIARPWKAPSWLLGVGAIFAYVNAIFMGAGAKVWNPMALWAGLITAALIIPVFCYRHYVQDGGKFPAHMLADLGMTSSDLAVKKAGILPYLTLIAGVAVMLIANWLFVI; translated from the coding sequence ATGAGCTCTATAAGCACTGCCTTGGAGCAGCCTGCGGAAAGCAAGCTGCATCGCAATATCGACTGGCGCGGCGCCTTCTGGGTGGCAAGCGGCGTCCCTGCCCTCGTCCTGTTTTCGATCGGCGGCATTGCCGGCACGACCGGAAAACTGGCTTTCCTGATCTGGACCGTTTCCATGATCATGGGCTTCCTGCAATCCTTCACCTATGCGGAAATCGCCGGCCTGTTCCCCAACAAGTCCGGTGGTGCCTCTATCTACGGCGCCACCGCCTGGTTGCGCTATTCGAAATTCATCGCGCCGCTTTCGGTCTGGTGCAACTGGTTCGCCTGGTCGCCTGTGCTCTCGCTCGGTTGCTCGATCGCCGCCGCCTACATCCTCAACGCGCTGGTACCGATGCCGTTCTTTACCGAGACGTCACCGGACGTCATCGCCTATATCGCGGCCCATGCGGGAACGAGTGCCGCCGACGCTGTTGTAGCGGTTACCGCCGCCGCCACACCGGCGATCCGCAACTGGACGCTGTTCAGCCACACACTGGGCCCGGTCTCCTTCACGCTGAACGCAACCTTCTTCATCGGCGCGGTGCTGATGCTGATCATCTTTTCCATCCAGCATCGCGGCATTCTGGGTACGGCCAGTGTCCAGAAATACATCGGGATGCTGGTCATCATCCCGATGCTGATCGTCGGCGTGGTGCCAATCATCACCGGCCAGATCAACTGGGCGAATTTCTCGCCGCTGGTGCCGCTCGCTGCCGCCTACGCCCCTGAGCCCGGCACGTGGAACATCGCCGGCTGGACGCTCGCTCTTGGCGGCATGTTCATCGCGGCATGGTCGACCTACGGTTTTGAGACCGCCGTCTGCTACACGTCCGAGTTCAAGAACCCGGGCACCGACACGTTCAAGGCGATCTTCTATTCCGGCCTGCTGTGCATGCTGCTTTTCATCCTGGTGCCGTTCACCTTCCAGGGCGTGCTCGGACTGAATGGAATGCTGGCCACCCCGATCGTCGACGGCTCGGGTGTTGCCGATGCACTGGCCGGCATGGTCGGCGGCGGACAGCTCATCCATAGCCTTCTGGTGATGCTGATGATCCTGGCACTGGTGCTGTGCATCATGACGGCCATGGCCGGGTCCTCGCGCACACTCTATCAAGGCTCGGTTGACGGCTGGCTGCCGCGCTATCTGAGCCACGTCAACGAGCATGGCGCGCCGACCCGCGCCATGTGGACCGACCTCGGTTTCAACCTGATCGTGCTGGCCATTGCCTCGGCCGACGCGACGAGCTTCTTCTTCATCCTCGCCGTGTCGAACTGCGGCTACATCATCTTCAACTTCCTCAACCTCAACGCCGGCTGGATCCACCGCATCGACAACGGCCATATCGCGCGGCCATGGAAGGCACCAAGCTGGCTGCTCGGCGTCGGCGCGATCTTCGCCTACGTCAACGCGATCTTCATGGGCGCCGGCGCCAAGGTTTGGAATCCGATGGCGCTATGGGCGGGGCTGATCACAGCCGCCTTGATCATCCCGGTGTTCTGCTACCGACATTACGTCCAGGACGGTGGCAAATTCCCCGCCCATATGCTGGCGGATCTCGGCATGACGTCGTCGGACCTAGCGGTCAAGAAGGCGGGCATCCTACCCTATCTGACGCTGATCGCCGGCGTCGCCGTGATGCTCATCGCCAACTGGCTGTTCGTCATCTGA
- a CDS encoding FAD-dependent oxidoreductase, with the protein MTCNPRYQILFEPMRIGPVTAPNRFYQVPHASGMTNALPRVRAAFREAKAEGGWGVICTGACSIDPTSDDTPLPFATLWDDNDIRAHALMTEAVHRHGSLAGVELWHGGASVMNRTSRLPPLSPSGIPWMATHVGFMGNMRPKTMDKADIREVLRCQAEAARKARTAGFDVVYVYAGMGYLGYEFLLPEYNHRVDEYGGSIENRVRFVREMIEVTKDAVGKDCGVALRVSLEELRGRPGRNQPSEAHELIELLADLPDLFDVKMDSSPTDCSASRFTGEGSHEPVIDFVKSLTRKPVVGVGRFTSPDTMVSQIKRGVLDFIGGARPSIADPFLPAKIREGREAEIRECIGCNICISSWHDGVPVRCTQNPTAGEEWRRGWHPERVERADKPQRILIVGGGPAGLECAVTLGRRGHEVTLADSSRSFGGRLTFEKTLPGLSAWNRVVDYRLGRLGEMSNVSLYPESSLGVDEILDLAPDRVVLATGARWTNMLYSSLEIPVGRLDHPNVFTPDDIAAGRLPEGPTLVFDFDNYYMGGVLTEHLAAQGIPVSYVTPAGQASAWTIMTNELPLVHRALARRKVAVTTLHLLKAFDGETATLAHLFTSEETRVACRSVLIVGLRLPRGELFDALTERADEVAAAGIGGVDRIGDTLAPGAIAHAVHSGHKLAQEIGANVRWQPYRRDTPIVDAVENFDMRTAAE; encoded by the coding sequence ATGACATGTAATCCCCGCTACCAAATCCTGTTCGAACCGATGCGGATCGGGCCTGTCACGGCGCCGAACCGTTTCTATCAAGTGCCCCATGCAAGCGGCATGACGAACGCGCTGCCCCGGGTCCGTGCCGCCTTTCGCGAAGCCAAGGCCGAGGGCGGATGGGGCGTGATCTGCACCGGCGCCTGTTCGATCGACCCCACTTCGGACGACACGCCGCTGCCCTTCGCGACCCTATGGGACGACAACGACATCCGCGCGCATGCGCTGATGACGGAAGCGGTGCACCGCCACGGTTCGCTTGCCGGCGTGGAACTGTGGCACGGCGGCGCGTCGGTGATGAACAGGACAAGCCGCTTGCCGCCGCTGTCGCCATCCGGGATTCCATGGATGGCCACCCATGTCGGCTTCATGGGCAATATGCGGCCGAAGACGATGGACAAGGCCGACATACGCGAGGTTTTACGATGCCAGGCCGAAGCGGCGCGCAAGGCGCGAACGGCCGGCTTCGACGTCGTCTACGTCTATGCCGGCATGGGCTATCTCGGCTACGAATTCCTGCTGCCGGAATACAATCACCGCGTCGACGAATATGGCGGATCGATCGAAAACCGTGTGCGCTTCGTGCGCGAGATGATCGAGGTCACCAAGGACGCCGTGGGCAAGGATTGCGGCGTCGCGCTGCGGGTAAGCCTTGAGGAACTGCGCGGCAGGCCCGGCCGCAACCAGCCCTCGGAGGCGCACGAACTGATCGAACTGCTGGCCGATCTCCCGGACCTGTTCGACGTCAAGATGGATTCCAGTCCGACGGACTGTTCGGCGTCGCGCTTCACCGGCGAAGGCAGCCACGAGCCGGTGATCGACTTCGTCAAATCGCTGACCAGGAAGCCGGTGGTCGGCGTCGGGCGCTTCACCTCTCCCGACACCATGGTCTCGCAGATCAAGCGCGGCGTGCTGGACTTCATCGGCGGCGCGCGGCCCTCGATCGCCGATCCGTTCCTGCCGGCCAAGATCCGCGAAGGCCGAGAGGCTGAAATCCGCGAATGCATCGGCTGCAACATCTGTATTTCGAGCTGGCATGACGGCGTGCCGGTGCGCTGCACCCAGAACCCGACCGCCGGCGAGGAATGGCGGCGCGGCTGGCATCCCGAACGCGTCGAGCGCGCCGACAAACCCCAGCGGATCCTGATTGTCGGCGGCGGACCTGCCGGGCTCGAATGCGCTGTAACCCTTGGCCGGCGCGGCCATGAGGTGACGCTCGCCGATAGCAGCCGGTCCTTCGGCGGGCGGCTGACCTTCGAGAAGACGCTGCCCGGCCTCTCGGCCTGGAACCGCGTCGTCGACTACCGGCTCGGGCGTCTGGGCGAGATGAGCAACGTCTCGCTCTATCCCGAGAGTTCGCTGGGCGTGGACGAGATCCTCGACCTGGCGCCGGATCGCGTGGTGCTGGCGACCGGCGCGCGCTGGACGAACATGCTCTATTCCTCGCTGGAGATTCCGGTCGGCCGGCTCGACCATCCGAATGTGTTCACCCCGGACGACATCGCCGCTGGCCGGCTTCCCGAAGGGCCGACGCTCGTCTTCGATTTCGACAATTATTATATGGGCGGCGTTCTTACCGAGCATCTGGCCGCGCAGGGCATTCCGGTCAGCTATGTAACCCCCGCTGGTCAGGCGTCCGCATGGACGATCATGACAAACGAGCTGCCGCTGGTGCACCGCGCGCTGGCGCGACGCAAGGTGGCGGTGACGACGCTCCATTTGCTGAAAGCCTTCGACGGCGAAACGGCGACGCTGGCGCATCTCTTTACCAGCGAGGAGACCCGCGTGGCCTGCCGCTCGGTGCTGATCGTCGGGTTGAGGTTGCCGCGCGGTGAGCTCTTCGACGCCCTGACGGAGCGGGCCGACGAAGTTGCCGCCGCCGGCATCGGCGGCGTCGACCGCATCGGCGACACGTTGGCCCCCGGCGCCATCGCTCATGCTGTTCACAGCGGCCACAAGCTTGCCCAGGAGATCGGCGCGAATGTCCGCTGGCAGCCCTATCGCCGCGACACGCCGATCGTCGATGCGGTCGAGAATTTCGATATGCGGACGGCAGCTGAATAG